Below is a window of Caldichromatium japonicum DNA.
TCTTCGGCGCTGAGGAGCGCATCGAGCTGGGCAAACTGTTCGGCATGCAGATGCCCGCCGTCCTCGCCTTGGATCCGTGAGTCAAGCAGGATCAGATTCCAGCCGCCCAGCCGCCGCAGGGCCACGGGTCCACTAGGCGCATAGGCGAGATGCGCCATCATCAACTCGGGGAGGTCATGATTGCCGGGGATGCAGGCGCAGGGCAGACCTATCTTGGCCAGCGCCTCATTGAGATAGCGGTAGGCCACCGCGCTTTCATCGTGCACCAGATCGCCGGTCAAGATCAGGGCGTCTGGCGCAAGCGCCATCACCTGATCCAGGACGGCCTCAAAGCTGCGGCGCGTCGTGATCCCGAGAAGCTGACCGCCGGGATCGGCAAAGAGGTGGGTATCGCTCAATTGAATAAGACGGATCGGCATCGCGGATTGCATCGCAGTAAACCGGCGCCAGGCACGCGGCAGGGCTGTTTTGAGGTGAGACATGAGGCACTCCGGATCTCTTAATCAGCGTCCATCATGCTGATCAACCTTAACACAAGCGGGCGCCCCAAATGATGACGCTGTTCAAAAAACCTTCATGAGGCTGCCCGCCGGGATGATCTGG
It encodes the following:
- the cpdA gene encoding 3',5'-cyclic-AMP phosphodiesterase, which produces MSHLKTALPRAWRRFTAMQSAMPIRLIQLSDTHLFADPGGQLLGITTRRSFEAVLDQVMALAPDALILTGDLVHDESAVAYRYLNEALAKIGLPCACIPGNHDLPELMMAHLAYAPSGPVALRRLGGWNLILLDSRIQGEDGGHLHAEQFAQLDALLSAEDAPALIALHHHPVAVGSPWLDGIGVADGATLLALCERRPQIKAILFGHIHQAFAAQHGDCLLLGTPSTCLQFKPASAEFALDAARPGWRELSLYPDGHLETRVMFLDDYAEQPLRKAEGY